Genomic window (Chondrocystis sp. NIES-4102):
CGCAGCCGATGCTACTGGTAACTATGCAAACTTTAATGCAGGCAGCACAACTAATACTCCTGTTTCCTCCGCTAATTTAGAAATCTATGTAGAAGGTAATCGCACAATTAATATTAATCCCAACGGCGGAACTATAAATATAGAAGCCTTTATTCATGCACCCAATGCAACCTTAAATATAACTGGAACTGGAAGGGTCAATATTAACGGTGCTGTATGGGTAAATAACTTTAATAATACTAGTACTGCAACCGTCACAATTAGAAGCGACAAAACAAGTACTACTGGTGGTCGTGAACCTGCTTATAAATTTTATACAACTAATGCCAATATCGCACCCAGACCGATAACCAACAATCCAACTAATTGGGTAAGAGAAGAGGTGCAAGCGGAATAATGAATAAACTATTGATACTTCAACTAAGAAAATCCTTAAATCAGGGTTTTACTACTTTAGAAATCCTAATTTCCATTGTTATTGCCCTGGCTTTTATTGCTGTGGCGATGCAATCTTTTGTTTTGGGGATGGGGATGAAAGTTCAAGCACAGGAAAAGCAGAGAGCTAATCAATTAATTCAGGAAGATTTAGAGCGCAGTAATGTTTTAGCTAGTAATATTGCTGTAAATAACAATAGATGTAATCCCACTCTATATACAGATGGATATGCTCAAGCATTGTGGGAATTAGTTGAGCCTGCAGGAAGTGTGCAACCGACAGTACAACTATTACAAAGAACTGATGGCACTACAGCAGGCAAAACATTAGTTTTAACTCGCAATCATATAAGTGAAGTTAGTTCTGGTTTTCCCCATCGAATTTTAAAAATGAATTATCAAGTACAAGAATTAAATAATGCTGGTAACGCGGTAGTTGATTCTACTGGAAATCCAATTGTGATTGCACAACGTTATGTGGAGGTAATTCCTGATGTTGCTTTACAATGCCCCTAAAAAAAGTAATCAAGGCTTTACCTTGATCGAAATGATCATTACAGTAGTTATTATTGGTATTATTGCTACTCTTGCTGTTCCTAATTTTCTTGGTTTACTCAATAGAAATCGTGTAAAGGATGGTGTATCGCAAGTCGAAGGTGCATTAAAAGAAGCACAAAGACAGGCTATGAGAAAAGGTAGGATTTGCAAAATTCGTTTTACTTCTAATGCTGACGGAAATTCTATTATTCAGACACATCCAGAGGAAACTGTAGGTGGCACAACAGTTAATTATAGTGGTTGTTTATTAAGTACTAGAGAGTTACCAAACTCGGTTTCTCTTAGTCTTCTTAATGGTTCAACGCTGCAATTAGTAGATAGTGGCAATATGGTAAATTTAGGCTTCTCTAATAAAGGCAATCCTGATGCTCAAAGAATTATGGTTATTTCCCACGAAGGTACTAGCACTAAAAAATGTGTTCAAATAGCAGGACTTCTAGGCAATATGCTGACAGGCGATTATAACGAAAGCACCAAACAATGTAATGTCCAGTAAAGCAATTTAGTATTAATTAGTGATGAATAATAACAACAATTCTGGGTTTACACTGACAGAATTAATGATCGTTCTGATTATTATTGGTATTATAGCTGCGATCGCTGCTCCTAATTTCCTTGGTTTATTACATCGTATTAAAGTTAATAATTCCCTAGAACTACTCCTGGGCGCAATTAGAGAAACTCAAAGACAAGCAATGCGACAGGGTAAACTTTGCCGTGTAAATATTAATCCTAACAATAATATTATTACTGCTAATCCTGCTAACTGTTTATTAAATTCTAGAACTATAGACGATAGCGTCATTATTCGGACAAATATTTCAGGTTCTCCTCCCAATATATCTTTTTCTCATAAGGGTAATACTACCAAAATGGGAACAATCGTTTTATCTTCCAATTTTACTAATACTCAAAAATGCTTTGTTATTTCCCTAGGGTTGGGTATTATGAGAACTGGCAATTATGTTGGTAGTAAAACTGGTAATGTGTCTGCCAGTAACTGTAAGAAAGAGTAATATCAATAAAAAGCGATCGCCCTGAGAATATAAACTTTAAGACCAATTATTTTATCTCAGATATAATTATTTTTTAAGATCTGCTGCATCTTCCCCCAAACCACCTGCATTGTAGCTAAAGGCGCGATCGCTCTTGTGTAGCCTGAAG
Coding sequences:
- a CDS encoding type 4 prepilin-like protein; protein product: MLLYNAPKKSNQGFTLIEMIITVVIIGIIATLAVPNFLGLLNRNRVKDGVSQVEGALKEAQRQAMRKGRICKIRFTSNADGNSIIQTHPEETVGGTTVNYSGCLLSTRELPNSVSLSLLNGSTLQLVDSGNMVNLGFSNKGNPDAQRIMVISHEGTSTKKCVQIAGLLGNMLTGDYNESTKQCNVQ
- a CDS encoding type 4 prepilin-like protein — encoded protein: MNNNNNSGFTLTELMIVLIIIGIIAAIAAPNFLGLLHRIKVNNSLELLLGAIRETQRQAMRQGKLCRVNINPNNNIITANPANCLLNSRTIDDSVIIRTNISGSPPNISFSHKGNTTKMGTIVLSSNFTNTQKCFVISLGLGIMRTGNYVGSKTGNVSASNCKKE